The nucleotide sequence CAGCCGTTTGGCAATACCAATAATAGGCACTTTGCCATACAAATCGAGCGCCTTCAGGGCGTCGCAGGCTGCACTGAGCTGGCCTTTACCCCCGTCAATGACAATCAGGTCGGGTAGACCAGTTTCTTCTTCCAGTACACGGGTGTAGCGCCGGGTTACAACCTCATACATGCTGGCGAAATCGTTGGGCCCAATAACCGTCTTGATGGAAAAGTGCCGGTACTCTTTATTCGCGGGCTTACCGCCAATGAAGCAGACCATGGCCGAAACCGGGTTTGTTCCCTGAATATTCGAGTTGTCGAAGCATTCGATGCGGTTGGGAATGGTTTTTAACTGTAAATCCTGCTTCAGCCGGATTAACACCCGATCTTTTTTGCTGGCGTTGGCGGTTGCTTCGGCCGCTGCGCGGTCCTGTCGTTCCCGTCGGAAATAAAGGACATTTTTGAGCGACATATCAAGCAGTTTTTTCTTGTCGCCAATCTGGGGGATGGTTACTTCGGCCTGTAAGTCGACGTCGAGCAGAATATTGGTGATGATTTCTTTAGCCTGACTACCGTATTGCGCCCGAAATTCCACGATCATCATGGTGAGCAGTTCCGGATCAGTTTCATCCAGTTTCTTTTTTACCTCGACCGTATGCGCCTGAACAATTGTTCCGTTAACGACCTTCATGAAATTAATGTAAGCCGCAGTTTCGTCGGAGGCAATGGAAAAGACATCGGCATCCGCAATCTTCGGATTAACTACCGTCGACTTGCTCTGGAACCGCTGCAGCACATCCATTTTCTCTTTGTATTTCTGCGCTTGCTCGAAGGCCAGTTCACCGGCCGCTTCAACCATCCGGTTTTTGAAATACTCCTGTGCTGGTTTTAGATTGCCCTTCAGGATATGGTGCACCTGCTCAATATCCTTATCGTAATCGGGCTCGCTCTGCCGCCCCTCGCAAGGCCCTTTGCAATTGCCAATATGGTACTCTAAACACACTTTGTACTTGCCTGCCTCAATATTTTCGGGCGCGAGGTTATAGTTACAGGTACGAATCGTGAAAAGCTGGCTGAACATGTCCAGCACGGTGTACATCGGCTTCAGATTGGCAAACGGACCGTAAAATGTTCCGAGCTTCCGGTCAATACGACGGGTAGTAATTACGCGCGGAAAATGCTCATTCGTTACACAGACAAACGGATACGTTTTATCGTCGCGCAGCAAAATATTGAACTTGGGCTGATAACGCTTGATAAGCTGGTTTTCAAGCAGCAGAGCGTCGAACTCCGTATGAACGATCGTGAACTCAATCTTACGGATCTGGCTCACCAGACGTAATGTTTTACGGTCATGCTGCTTTGAGTTAGTAAAATAGCTGCTAACCCGGTTTTTAAGGTCTTTGGCTTTCCCGACGTAAATCACTTCGCCCGTTGCGTCGAAGTACCGATAAACGCCCGGTTCATGGGGTACTTTAGCTAACTCCTTTTTATAATCAAATTCGGGCATAGTCGTAAGAAAAAATTGGAACATCACCTGTCCGGTAATGTTCCAATCTGATTAACAATTGACGTCTGTTAAAGGTTGTCGGCTATACTCATTGCAGAATTTCTTCTTCATCCTCCGGCACAACCTTAGGTGGAATATACCGCTGGGTAGAGTCAATGTGATAGCCGCCACAGTCAATTTTAAAGTTATTTGGTTTGCGGAAGGGCTCAGGACGATAGCTGGTCAGCGACTTGTCGGCATACACTTTCTGCATATACATTGCCCAGGCAGGCATGGCCATCCGGCCACCCTGACCGAGTTCGATAGTTCGGAAGTGAATTGGCCGATCGTCACCACCTACCCACAAACCCGAAACCAGGTGCTGGGTCATGCCCATAAACCAGGCATCGGAATAATTGGACGTTGTGCCGGTCTTGGCCGCGATTTCATTCCCGCCTTCCAGGAGTTTGTACTGCGTTCGTAGCCGCTGGGCCGTACCGTTTGGCTCTTCGACGGCCCCGCGCATCAGGTGCAGCATCTCGTAAGCGCGGTTAGCGCTGATAACCTGATTGGCATCGGGCGTAAAGGTTTTCAGGACGTTGCCGTTTTTGTCCGTAATGCGCAGGATCATCATGGGCCGAACGCGAATACCTCCGTTTGCAAAGGCGCAGTAAGCCGCGACCATCTCATAGACCGATACGTCGCCGGTGCCCAGGCAGAGCGTTGGGTTATTCGGCAGGTCTTTGCTCTGGATTCCCATCTCGTGGGCATACTTAATAACGGCAGCCGCACGCGTTTTCTTAATCAGTTGGGCACTCACCGTATTAATCGATTGGCCAAGGGCCTCCCGCAGCGAAAGGCTCCGGCCACTGTAACGCCCTGTCGAGTTTTTGGGCATCCAGGCAGGACCGCCATTGTTATCTTCGCCGTGCGCAAAGACCGTGGGCCGGTCAACTAGATGACTGCAGGGCGTAACGAAGCCCTGATCCATGGCAGTCAGGTACACAAACGGTTTAAATGTGGAACCCGGCTGACGGCGGCTCTGGCGAACGTGATCAAATTTCATGTGCTTGAAATTGATGCCACCAACCCAGGCTTTAACGTGGCCATAGCGGGGGTCCATTGACATGAAACCTGTATTGAGCAGCCGCTTGTAATACCGGATTGAATCCAGCGGACTCATGGTCGTATCTTTCTCATTGCGCCGACCCCCATAAACAAACACTTTCATCTTGGTCGGTTTCTGCATTTCGCGCCAGATCGCTTTTTCGTCATCACCATACCCAGCTTTTAACTGCTTGTAACGAGAGGTCCGGCGGGCAACGGTCTCGATGAACCCCGGTATTTCCTCGTACTTTTTGCTCCTGGGGTTTTTTTGGACCCAGGGGTTCCGACCGCGCCAGTGCTCGTAAAACTTCTTTTGCTGGTCGCGCATATTAGCCATCACAGCTTCCTCGGCATAGGTCTGCATGCGCGAATCAATGGTTGTATAGATGCGCAGTCCGCTGGTGTAGAGGTCCAGATCGGCACCGGGATTATCGGCGTTATACTGGCGGATAAACGCCTTTATATCGTCTTTGATGACCGACCGGAAATAGGCCGCCATCCCGGTATTCTGATTTTCGATGCTGAAGTCAAGTTTTAGCGGCTTGTTTTTATACGTAAGAAACTGTTCATCGGTGAGGAACCTGTATTTCTTCATCTGCCCCAACACCACATTTCGCCGTTCGCGGGTTCGTTCCTCGAAGAGTCGGGGGTTATACAGCGTTGGATTTTTCAGCATCCCAACGAGGAGGGCCGCTTCTTCAACGTTCAGATTCCACGGCTCTTTGTCAAAGTAGGTCTTGGCCGCTGTTTTTATGCCGTACGTGTTGTTACCAAACGACACCGTGTTGAGATACATCATCATGATCTCCTGTTTGGTATAGTTGCGTTCCAGCCGCACAGCCAGAATCCATTCTTTCGTCTTGGCAATAACAAGTCCGACAACGGGAATACGACCCAGGGTGCCCCGCAGCTCTTCGCGCCGAGTATCGAACAGGTTCTTGGCCGTCTGCTGCGTCAGCGTACTGCCTCCCCCTGAACTTGAGGCATCCCGCAAGGTGATAAAACCGCCAACGGCCCGAAAAAGCGAACGCGGGTCAATGCCCGAGTGCTTCACAAAGCGGGCGTCTTCAGTCGCCATGAGGGCCGAGACTATATTGGGAGATACCTGCGTAATTTCAATGGGTGTCCTGTTTTCGATATAATATTTACCCAGCAGATGGTTATCGGCGGTATACACTTCCGAAGCTACCTCGCTCTGCGGGTTCTCCAGCGCTTTCAGGCTGGGCATACCACCGAAAAGCCATAAAAAATTATAACTGACAGCCAGTACATACAGAACCAGCAGGGTCAGGCTGATCAACGAATACTGCCAAAGTTTTCGAATAGTGTTCCGGTATCGGCCGGGTGCAAATTCAGGCATTCTGTTCTGTGAATTTTGGGATTCAGTCTAATTTACGAGTACGTAAGAACTACGAAAACGTAAATCTGGACCGTAAATTTATTTTCTTTTGGCTGTCGGCTGGTCGGCCGCAGCCTGCATTTCTTTCACGCGGGGAAGTAGCTTACTACCGGGATAATCGCGTACGAACTCATTCATTGCCTGCCGGTAGGCATCAATGCCCTGCACCCGTCCAACCAGAATAACCCGCAGGAGCGCCAGTTTGTCTTCCAGTTGGGTGCCCGCAAAGAGACTCAACGCGTTTTCAGCGCGGGCAAGGGCTTCCGTTACGTTATTGGCTTTATAGAGATCATAAATATCTGCGTAAACCTTCTGAGCCTGGGCTTCAGAATCAGTCGTCTGAGCAACTGCCCGACCAACCAGCCGCGAATAGGACGTATTGGGGTACTCGGACAGCAGTTTGTCTTTCCAGATGGAGGCTTTTGC is from Spirosoma taeanense and encodes:
- the uvrC gene encoding excinuclease ABC subunit UvrC produces the protein MPEFDYKKELAKVPHEPGVYRYFDATGEVIYVGKAKDLKNRVSSYFTNSKQHDRKTLRLVSQIRKIEFTIVHTEFDALLLENQLIKRYQPKFNILLRDDKTYPFVCVTNEHFPRVITTRRIDRKLGTFYGPFANLKPMYTVLDMFSQLFTIRTCNYNLAPENIEAGKYKVCLEYHIGNCKGPCEGRQSEPDYDKDIEQVHHILKGNLKPAQEYFKNRMVEAAGELAFEQAQKYKEKMDVLQRFQSKSTVVNPKIADADVFSIASDETAAYINFMKVVNGTIVQAHTVEVKKKLDETDPELLTMMIVEFRAQYGSQAKEIITNILLDVDLQAEVTIPQIGDKKKLLDMSLKNVLYFRRERQDRAAAEATANASKKDRVLIRLKQDLQLKTIPNRIECFDNSNIQGTNPVSAMVCFIGGKPANKEYRHFSIKTVIGPNDFASMYEVVTRRYTRVLEEETGLPDLIVIDGGKGQLSAACDALKALDLYGKVPIIGIAKRLEEIYFPEDNLPLYIDKKSESLKLIQRIRDEAHRFAITYHRDKRSRNSLISELENVDGIGKKTAAKLLKHFKGVTKIREASLEEIAEVVGKDRANKLKQYFETIEQ
- a CDS encoding penicillin-binding protein 1A; protein product: MPEFAPGRYRNTIRKLWQYSLISLTLLVLYVLAVSYNFLWLFGGMPSLKALENPQSEVASEVYTADNHLLGKYYIENRTPIEITQVSPNIVSALMATEDARFVKHSGIDPRSLFRAVGGFITLRDASSSGGGSTLTQQTAKNLFDTRREELRGTLGRIPVVGLVIAKTKEWILAVRLERNYTKQEIMMMYLNTVSFGNNTYGIKTAAKTYFDKEPWNLNVEEAALLVGMLKNPTLYNPRLFEERTRERRNVVLGQMKKYRFLTDEQFLTYKNKPLKLDFSIENQNTGMAAYFRSVIKDDIKAFIRQYNADNPGADLDLYTSGLRIYTTIDSRMQTYAEEAVMANMRDQQKKFYEHWRGRNPWVQKNPRSKKYEEIPGFIETVARRTSRYKQLKAGYGDDEKAIWREMQKPTKMKVFVYGGRRNEKDTTMSPLDSIRYYKRLLNTGFMSMDPRYGHVKAWVGGINFKHMKFDHVRQSRRQPGSTFKPFVYLTAMDQGFVTPCSHLVDRPTVFAHGEDNNGGPAWMPKNSTGRYSGRSLSLREALGQSINTVSAQLIKKTRAAAVIKYAHEMGIQSKDLPNNPTLCLGTGDVSVYEMVAAYCAFANGGIRVRPMMILRITDKNGNVLKTFTPDANQVISANRAYEMLHLMRGAVEEPNGTAQRLRTQYKLLEGGNEIAAKTGTTSNYSDAWFMGMTQHLVSGLWVGGDDRPIHFRTIELGQGGRMAMPAWAMYMQKVYADKSLTSYRPEPFRKPNNFKIDCGGYHIDSTQRYIPPKVVPEDEEEILQ